A section of the Phaseolus vulgaris cultivar G19833 chromosome 8, P. vulgaris v2.0, whole genome shotgun sequence genome encodes:
- the LOC137826181 gene encoding 16 kDa phloem protein 1: MAFGFMEVQLVKAKGLHETDVFAHMDPYVLLQYKGQERKSRVIHEGGRNPEWNEKFVFRVEYPGSGDQYKLNLVIMDKDVFSADDFVGQAAVYVKDLLAEGTEKGSAELRPHKYSVVRGDQSYCGEIEVGITFTLKEQEYDDDDDAGGWKQSGF, translated from the exons atggcATTTGGGTTCATGGAGGTGCAGCTGGTGAAAGCAAAGGGTCTTCATGAAACCGATGTCTTTG CTCATATGGATCCGTATGTCCTGTTACAATACAAAGGTCAAGAGCGCAAGAGCCGTGTAATTCATG AGGGAGGCAGAAATCCTGAATGGAATGAGAAGTTTGTATTCAGAGTAGAATATCCTGGATCAGGTGACCAATACAAGCTCAACCTTGTAATCATGGACAAGGATGTATTTTCTGCAGATGACTTTGTTGGCCAGGCTGC AGTATATGTAAAGGATTTATTGGCAGAAGGAACAGAGAAGGGATCAGCTGAGCTTCGTCCTCACAAGTATAGTGTGGTTCGAGGAGACCAATCTTACTGTGGTGAAATTGAAGTTGGTATAACTTTCACCTTAAAG GAACAGgaatatgatgatgatgatgatgctgGAGGATGGAAGCAAAGTGGCTTTTAA
- the LOC137824506 gene encoding 16 kDa phloem protein 1-like, with amino-acid sequence MATGFMEVQLVKAKGLRDTDIFGKMDPYVLIQYKGQEKRSRVARGQGKNPVWNEQFMFKVDYVGSNDQHKLIFKIMDKDLYKDDFVGEAIVHVGDLLAQGVENGGAKLQTLKYRVVRANKSYCGEIDVGVTFTPKVEDKFVEEEIGGWKESHKHFSKISKANI; translated from the exons ATGGCAACTGGTTTCATGGAGGTGCAACTTGTGAAAGCAAAAGGCCTACGTGACACTGATATCTTTG GTAAAATGGACCCCTATGTTCTGATACAATACAAAGGCCAGGAGAAAAGGAGTAGAGTTGCTAGAG GGCAGGGCAAGAATCCGGTATGGAATGAACAGTTTATGTTCAAAGTAGACTATGTTGGATCAAACGATCAACACAAGCTCATCTTCAAAATCATGGATAAAGATTTATATAAAGACGACTTTGTTGGAGAAGCCAT AGTCCATGTGGGGGATTTATTGGCCCAGGGAGTAGAGAATGGAGGAGCAAAGCTACAAACTCTAAAGTATAGAGTGGTTCGTGCAAACAAGTCTTATTGTGGAGAAATTGATGTTGGTGTTACTTTTACTCCAAAG GTGGAAGACAAATTTGTTGAAGAAGAGATAGGAGGATGGAAAGAAAGTCACAAGCATTTCTCGAAGATTAGCAAGGCTAACATATGA
- the LOC137826762 gene encoding 16 kDa phloem protein 1-like: protein MAIAFMEVQLLKAKGLHNSDIIGEMDPYVLIQYKDQEQRSSVAIGQGINPVWNEKFIFKVEYPLSNHQHKIIIKIMDQDLYTDEFVGESIIHVGDLLAQGVDDGEAKLQTLKYRVVRANKSYCGEIDVGVTFTLQVEDDYEEREHYLPQISKDIGYRKK, encoded by the exons ATGGCAATTGCTTTCATGGAGGTGCAACTTCTAAAAGCAAAGGGCCTGCATAACTCTGATATCATTG GTGAAATGGACCCTTATGTTCTGATACAATACAAAGACCAAGAGCAAAGGAGTAGTGTCGCCATTG GCCAGGGCATAAATCCGGTATGGAATGAGAAATTTATCTTCAAAGTAGAATACCCTTTATCAAATCATCAACACAAGATCATCATCAAAATTATGGACCAAGACTTGTATACAGATGAGTTTGTTGGAGAATCCAT aATCCATGTAGGGGATTTATTGGCCCAAGGAGTAGACGATGGAGAAGCTAaactacaaactctcaaatacaGAGTGGTTCGTGCAAACAAATCTTACTGTGGTGAAATTGATGTTGGTGTTACTTTCACCCTACAG GTGGAAGACGATTATGAAGAACGTGAGCACTATCTACCACAGATTAGCAAGGATATAGGATATAGAAAAAAGTAA
- the LOC137826761 gene encoding uncharacterized protein isoform X1 has product MKFEDYLMEKSQEPHTRQGLEKEVVQLQAQLKCEEALNSILSCALHGPVFSLPLIPPLFPPQIRNLLQELAKVEEEIMMLERKVQELKVLLFQERYQNIDLEIHHRRQPKLHKEFRGSSRYGSMITEQRSSSLNYEVISKERKISNRRASLVSALDFHSLFSTPRRSTEYEVPRRSSSMIAREYPIHIEDAIEKPNEMSEELLKCLIGIFLELNKASLDREESETVPRLTLPCMKSTGLITKTSSNSKAPSNSNVSCLDPYGISSDLDCRARDVGPYKDFIQITRSSLDIDRFSQCLPAFRKLRVLMNKLCDVDLSFLTYKQKLAFWINIYNACIMNAFLDHGLPSSQEKLLSLMNKAAMNVGGIVLNALAIEHFILRHPCESKHGAVDEKELLLRHAYGLGYPEPNVTFALCRGTWSSPALRVYTSDEVVNQLGRAKVEYLEASVGITNKRKIVVPKLLEWHMHDFADEMESLLEWIYSQLPRSGSLKRVTMERLIRETKYPMSKMVEIQPYESEFRYLLVT; this is encoded by the exons ATGAAATTTGAAGACTATCTCATGGAGAAAAGCCAAGAGCCTCACACTAGACAAGGCCTTGAGAAAGAG GTTGTCCAATTGCAAGCTCAGTTGAAGTGTGAAGAGGCACTCAATAGCATCTTAAGTTGTGCTCTTCATGGACCTGTTTTCTCTCTTCCACTCATTCCCCCATTGTTTCCACCTCAG ATTCGGAATCTTCTTCAAGAATTGGCAAAGGTTGAGGAAGAGATCATGATGCTAGAAAGAAAAGTTCAGGAACTGAAAGTTTTATTGTTCCAGGAGAGATACCAGAACATAGATTTGGAAATACACCATAGGAGACAGCCTAAACTACATAAGGAGTTCCGAGGATCGTCAAGGTATGGTTCAATGATTACGGAGCAGAGGTCAAGTTCTCTCAATTATGAAGTCATAagtaaagaaagaaagataagCAATAGAAGAGCCTCTCTAGTTTCTGCATTGGATTTCCATAGCCTATTTTCCACACCAAGAAGGTCAACAG AATATGAAGTGCCAAGAAGGAGTAGTAGTATGATAGCAAGAGAATACCCTATCCATATAGAAGATGCCATTGAGAAACCAAATGAAATGTCAGAAGAACTGCTTAAGTGTCTGATAGGCATTTTTCTGGAATTAAACAAAGCATCATTGGACAGAGAAGAATCGGAAACTGTCCCTAGACTCACTCTTCCATGCATGAAGTCCACTGGCTTGATAACAAAGACCTCATCAAACAGCAAGGCACCTTCAAATAGCAATGTCTCGTGTCTTGATCCTTATGGCATATCATCAGATTTGGATTGCAGAGCAAGAGATGTAGGACCTTATAAAGACTTCATTCAAATCACTAGGAGCTCATTGGACATAGACCGCTTTTCACAATGCCTGCCAGCATTCAGGAAATTGAG GGTGTTGATGAATAAGCTATGTGATGTGGATTTAAGTTTCTTGACCTACAAGCAGAAGTTGGCGTTCTGGATCAACATCTACAATGCCTGCATAATGAAT GCATTTTTAGATCATGGCCTTCCTTCTAGTCAGGAAAAACTGTTGTCTCTTATGAATAAG GCTGCAATGAATGTTGGCGGGATTGTACTGAATGCTCTGGCTATCGAACACTTTATTCTTCGGCACCCATGTGAATCAAAACAT GGTGCTGTGGACGAAAAGGAACTGCTATTACGGCATGCTTATGGTCTGGGATATCCAGAACCCAATGTCACCTTTGCTCTTTGTCGAGGCACTTGGTCCTCACCAGCA TTAAGGGTGTACACTTCAGACGAAGTTGTGAACCAATTGGGGAGGGCTAAAGTGGAATACTTGGAAGCTTCAGTGGGTATCACAAACAAGAGAAAGATAGTTGTGCCTAAGCTTTTGGAGTGGCATATGCATGATTTTGCAGATGAGATGGAATCATTACTAGAATGGATTTATAGCCAATTGCCACGCTCAGGATCATTGAAGAGGGTCACGATGGAGAGACTCATTAGAGAAACAAAATATCCCATGTCTAAGATGGTAGAAATTCAGCCATATGAATCTGAATTCCGCTACCTCCTtgttacataa
- the LOC137826761 gene encoding uncharacterized protein isoform X2: protein MKFEDYLMEKSQEPHTRQGLEKEVVQLQAQLKCEEALNSILSCALHGPVFSLPLIPPLFPPQIRNLLQELAKVEEEIMMLERKVQELKVLLFQERYQNIDLEIHHRRQPKLHKEFRGSSRYGSMITEQRSSSLNYEVISKERKISNRRASLVSALDFHSLFSTPRRSTEYEVPRRSSSMIAREYPIHIEDAIEKPNEMSEELLKCLIGIFLELNKASLDREESETVPRLTLPCMKSTGLITKTSSNSKAPSNSNVSCLDPYGISSDLDCRARDVGPYKDFIQITRSSLDIDRFSQCLPAFRKLRVLMNKLCDVDLSFLTYKQKLAFWINIYNACIMNAFLDHGLPSSQEKLLSLMNKAAMNVGGIVLNALAIEHFILRHPCESKHLTKGCCGRKGTAITACLWSGISRTQCHLCSLSRHLVLTSIKGVHFRRSCEPIGEG, encoded by the exons ATGAAATTTGAAGACTATCTCATGGAGAAAAGCCAAGAGCCTCACACTAGACAAGGCCTTGAGAAAGAG GTTGTCCAATTGCAAGCTCAGTTGAAGTGTGAAGAGGCACTCAATAGCATCTTAAGTTGTGCTCTTCATGGACCTGTTTTCTCTCTTCCACTCATTCCCCCATTGTTTCCACCTCAG ATTCGGAATCTTCTTCAAGAATTGGCAAAGGTTGAGGAAGAGATCATGATGCTAGAAAGAAAAGTTCAGGAACTGAAAGTTTTATTGTTCCAGGAGAGATACCAGAACATAGATTTGGAAATACACCATAGGAGACAGCCTAAACTACATAAGGAGTTCCGAGGATCGTCAAGGTATGGTTCAATGATTACGGAGCAGAGGTCAAGTTCTCTCAATTATGAAGTCATAagtaaagaaagaaagataagCAATAGAAGAGCCTCTCTAGTTTCTGCATTGGATTTCCATAGCCTATTTTCCACACCAAGAAGGTCAACAG AATATGAAGTGCCAAGAAGGAGTAGTAGTATGATAGCAAGAGAATACCCTATCCATATAGAAGATGCCATTGAGAAACCAAATGAAATGTCAGAAGAACTGCTTAAGTGTCTGATAGGCATTTTTCTGGAATTAAACAAAGCATCATTGGACAGAGAAGAATCGGAAACTGTCCCTAGACTCACTCTTCCATGCATGAAGTCCACTGGCTTGATAACAAAGACCTCATCAAACAGCAAGGCACCTTCAAATAGCAATGTCTCGTGTCTTGATCCTTATGGCATATCATCAGATTTGGATTGCAGAGCAAGAGATGTAGGACCTTATAAAGACTTCATTCAAATCACTAGGAGCTCATTGGACATAGACCGCTTTTCACAATGCCTGCCAGCATTCAGGAAATTGAG GGTGTTGATGAATAAGCTATGTGATGTGGATTTAAGTTTCTTGACCTACAAGCAGAAGTTGGCGTTCTGGATCAACATCTACAATGCCTGCATAATGAAT GCATTTTTAGATCATGGCCTTCCTTCTAGTCAGGAAAAACTGTTGTCTCTTATGAATAAG GCTGCAATGAATGTTGGCGGGATTGTACTGAATGCTCTGGCTATCGAACACTTTATTCTTCGGCACCCATGTGAATCAAAACAT TTGACAAAAGGGTGCTGTGGACGAAAAGGAACTGCTATTACGGCATGCTTATGGTCTGGGATATCCAGAACCCAATGTCACCTTTGCTCTTTGTCGAGGCACTTGGTCCTCACCAGCA TTAAGGGTGTACACTTCAGACGAAGTTGTGAACCAATTGGGGAGGGCTAA
- the LOC137823996 gene encoding AP3-complex subunit beta-A, translated as MMFPQFGATAESLSKASTAVFRIGTDAHLYDDPEDVNIAPLLDSKFDSEKCEALKRLLALIAQGFDVSNFFPQVVKNVASQSLEVKKLVYLYLLHYAEKRPNEVLLSINYFQKDLGDTNPLVRAWALRAMAGIRLHVIAPLALVAVQKCARDPSVYVRKCAANALPKLHDLRMEEHASAIEEIVGLLLNDHSPGVVGAAASAFTSVCPNNFSLIGRNYRRLCEILPDVEEWGQIILIGILLRYVIAKHGLVKESVMFSLSSKDVGNLEEDESHIASKEDSIYAIDKTVSELAKMIFQCYIEGPDEYLSRSSSTKMVAPKLDASQYTSCSNDVVKILLQSTSPLLWSNNSAVVLAAASVHWIMSSKEHIKRIVKPLLFVLRSSSASRYVVLCNIQVFAKAMPSLFAPHYQDFFICSSDSYQIKALKLNILSSIATDTSMSLIYKEFQDYIRDPNRRFAADTVAAIGLCAQRLPNTAALCLERLLTLVRQEFFCGEIRSLDGEEGVLIQAIISIKSIINIAPSSYEKVIIQLVRSLDKIKVPAARAMIIWMLGKYCSLGEIVPRMLITVLEYLAQCFTSEALEAKLQILNTTAKILLCIKGEDILTVRKIWSYVIELAECDLNYDIRDRSRFLKKVLSSNLECHHGEEANSESEKNKQSSCMLVECILGGETKALRVPSEPIDYRFYLPGSLSQLVFHAAPGYEPLPKPCSLPYTDLDRYDGAAKSDSDEEDTDTSGPLDEESASDYSSEQSITASGNISGSDESVSGNEAEDNADPLIQISDTGNVCENQNVGATSGTEAFQDLMSTKSLESWLDEPTKSSKQSEIEQSRVRRSSARITIGNIGSRVKPKCYTLLDPANGNGLKVNYSFSSDTSTISSHLVCLEVLFENCSLEPMVDIVLIDEDYSKSSDSTDQISSPTENTLKFHVDKPALVSMEEIPSLEPGQTANRMLLVRFHHHLLPLKLALFCNDKKFTVKLKPDIGYFVKPLAIGIEDFRDKESHLPGMFEYVRSCTFTDHILEVNKGSNSLTEDKFLVICETLALKMLSNANLSLVSVDMPVATNLDDASGLCLRFSCEILSNSMPCLITVTVEGKCCDPLIVSVKVNCEETIFGLNFLNRVVNFLVEPSVTHL; from the exons ATGATGTTCCCGCAATTTGGAGCGACGGCGGAATCTCTGAGCAAGGCTTCCACGGCTGTGTTCCGGATCGGCACCGATGCTCACCTCTACGACGATCCCGAGGACGTCAATATCGCCCCTCTTCTCGACAGCAAGTTCGATTCGGAGAAGTGCGAAGCTCTCAAGCGCCTGCTCGCTCTCATCGCTCAGGGCTTCGACGTCTCCAACTTCTTCCCTCAG GTTGTTAAAAATGTTGCGTCTCAGTCCTTGGAAGTGAAGAAGCTGGTCTACTTGTACCTACTGCATTATGCTGAAAA GCGTCCGAATGAGGTGTTGTTGTCGATTAATTACTTTCAGAAGGACCTTGGGGACACAAATCCATTAGTGAGGGCATGGGCACTTCGAGCCATGGCTGGAATCCGCCTTCATGTAATTGCACCTCTTGCTCTTGTTGCTGTGCAGAAATGTGCGAGAGATCCTTCTGTATATGTTAGAAAATGTGCTGCTAATGCTCTTCCCAAGCTTCATGATTTGCGGATGGAGGAACATGCTTCTGCAATTGAAGAG ATCGTTGGACTACTTTTAAATGACCATTCCCCAGGAGTTGTTGGAGCTGCTGCATCTGCATTTACTTCAGTTTGCCCTAACAATTTTTCATTGATTGGAAGAAATTATAGACGATTATGTGAGATTCTTCCAGATGTGGAAGAGTGGGGTCAAATAATTCTAATCGGGATCCTTCTGCGGTATGTGATAGCAAAGCATGGGCTTGTCAAAGAATCTGTAATGTTTTCTTTGTCTAGTAAAGATGTTGGCAATTTAGAGGAAGATGAATCCCATATTGCTTCAAAAGAAGATTCAATTTATGCCATTGATAAGACTGTATCTGAATTAGCGAAAATGATCTTCCAATGTTACATTGAAGGGCCAGATGAGTACTTATCACGCTCAAGTTCTACAAAAATGGTTGCTCCTAAATTAGATGCATCACAATATACATCTTGCAGTAATGATGTTGTGAAGATCCTGCTGCAGTCTACGTCACCATTGTTATGGAGTAATAACAGTGCAGTTGTTCTTGCAGCTGCTAGTGTGCACTGGATAATGTCTTCTAAGGAGCACATCAAAAGAATTGTTAAACCGCTCTTGTTTGTGCTGCGATCATCGTCTGCCTCAAGATATGTG GTATTGTGCAATATCCAAGTGTTTGCTAAAGCTATGCCATCTCTCTTTGCTCCACACTATCAAGATTTTTTCATATGCTCTTCAGATTCCTATCAGATAAAGGCACTGAAGCTGAATATACTTTCTTCTATTGCTACGGATACATCCATGTCGTTAATTTATAAAGAGTTTCAG GATTATATCAGAGATCCGAATAGGAGATTTGCTGCTGACACAGTTGCTGCCATTGGTCTATGTGCTCAGCGACTTCCTAACACTGCAGCTTTGTGCTTGGAAAGATTGTTGACTCTGGTTAGACAAG AATTTTTTTGTGGTGAAATTAGATCCTTGGATGGAGAAGAGGGTGTGCTAATTCAGGCAATTATATCCATCAAATCAATTATAAATATAGCACCATCCAGTTATGAGAAG gttataaTTCAGTTAGTCCGTAGCTTGGATAAAATCAAGGTTCCTGCTGCCCGTGCAATGATTATTTGGATGTTGGGGAAGTATTGCTCTTTGGGCGAGATAGTTCCAAGAATGTTGATTACAGTACTTGAGTATCTTGCCCAATGTTTTACTTCAGAAGCATTGGAAGCCAAGCTTCAGATTCTTAATACAACTGCAAAG ATCTTACTGTGCATCAAGGGGGAAGATATTTTGACTGTGAGAAAAATTTGGAGTTATGTAATTGAACTGGCTGAGTGTGACCTCAATTATGATATTCGTGATCGTTCACGTTTCTTAAAGAAAGTTCTCTCTAGTAATTTGGAGTGTCATCATGGGGAAGAAGCAAATAGTGaatcagaaaaaaataaacagtCCTCCTGTATGCTTGTGGAATGCATATTAGGTGGAGAGACAAAAGCATTGAGAGTTCCATCTGAACCCATTGATTACCGATTTTATCTTCCGGGGTCACTTTCACAGTTGGTATTCCATGCTGCTCCAGGATATGAGCCTCTCCCAAAACCTTGTAGCCTGCCATACACCGATCTTGATCGGTATGATGGAGCTGCTAAGAGTGATTCAGATGAGGAGGATACTGACACATCTGGGCCTTTGGATGAGGAAAGTGCTTCAGATTATAGTTCTGAACAGTCTATTACAGCTTCAGGCAACATTAGTGGCAGCGATGAATCTGTTTCTGGAAATGAAGCTGAAGATAATGCTGATCCATTGATTCAGATTTCAGACACGGGCAATGTCTGCGAAAATCAGAATGTTGGGGCTACCTCTGGCACAGAGGCTTTTCAGGACTTGATGTCAACTAAGTCTCTTGAGTCTTGGTTAGATGAACCGACCAAGTCATCTAAACAAAGTGAGATAGAACAAAGCCGAGTTCGTAGATCTTCAGCACGAATAACCATTGGAAATATTGGAAGCCGAGTTAAACCCAAATGCTACACTCTCTTAGACCCTGCAAATGGAAATGGGTTAAAGGTGAATTATTCATTTTCATCTGATACTTCTACCATATCCTCTCACCTTGTATGTTTGGAAGTATTATTTGAAAATTGTTCTCTGGAGCCCATGGTTGATATAGTCTTAATAGATGAAGATTATAGCAAAAGCTCTGATTCAACTGATCAAATATCATCACCAACTGAAAA TACCTTGAAATTTCATGTTGATAAACCTGCACTAGTTTCCATGGAGGAGATCCCTTCTCTGGAGCCTGGTCAGACAGCAAACCGGATGCTGCTAGTTCGtttccatcaccaccttttgcCTCTGAAACTGGCTTTATTTTGCAATGACAAGAAATTCACTGTCAAGTTAAAGCCTGACATAGGATACTTCGTAAAACCACTTGCCATAGGTATTGAAGATTTCAGAGATAAGGAATCTCATCTTCCAGGGATGTTTGAATATGTGAGGAG TTGCACTTTTACTGATCACATTCTCGAGGTGAACAAGGGAAGCAACTCTTTGACAGAGGACAAATTCCTTGTGATCTGTGAAACGTTAGCACTGAAGATGCTGAGCAATGCAAACCTTTCTCTTGTATCTGTGGATATGCCGGTTGCTACCAACCTTGACGATGCATCTGGTTTGTGTTTGCGTTTCAGCTGTGAGATCTTGAGCAATTCCATGCCATGCTTAATCACAGTTACTGTTGAAGGTAAATGCTGCGACCCATTAATTGTGTCTGTAAAAGTTAACTGCGAAGAGACCATATTTGGCTTAAATTTCTTAAATAGGGTTGTCAATTTCTTAGTTGAGCCTTCTGTTACCCACTTGTAA